GGACGGTGCCAGCAATTGGGCCCAGGGCGGGATTGCCGCCGTGCTGGACTCGGGCGACAGCCACGATAAGCATGTGCTTGATACTCAGGTGGCCGGCGCGGATCTTTGTGATCCGCTGGCTACGCGTCATATTGTTGAGCAAGGTCCCTCTGCCATCGAGTGGCTGATTGGGCTGGGTGTTCCATTCACCCAGGACCAGGGGGCGGAACTCGGTTTTCACCTGACCCGCGAAGGCGGCCACAGCCAGCGGCGCATCATCCATGCCGCCGATGAAACCGGCCATCTGGTCCAGTTGACGCTGGAGCAGCAGGTGCGCACCCACCGCAACATCACCTTGCTGGAATACCATTCTGGGGTTGAACTCATTACCAGCCGCATCCTGGGGCAGGATCAGGCCCATGCCCCGGCGCGCTGCCTGGGCGCCTACGTATACGACGAACAGGCCGACCGGGTCGATACCATCCTGGCGGGTCAGGTTGTGCTGGCCACGGGCGGCGCGGGCAAGGTCTACCTGCACACCAGCAACCCGGACACCTCGACCGGGGATGGCATCGCCATGGCCTGGCGGGCAGGGTGCCGGGTCGCCAATATGGAGTTCATGCAGTTTCACCCTACCTGCATGTACCACCCTCAGGCAAAATCATTCCTGATTTCCGAAGCGCTGCGCGGCGAGGGCGGGGTATTGCGCCTGCCTGCCACTGCGGGTGTCCAGGCGGGCGAACGCTTCATGCAATGGCATGACGAGCGACTGGAGCTTGCCCCCCGTGATGTGGTTGCGCGCGCGATTGATTTCGAAATCAAAAAACGCGGCCTGACACATGTGGATCTGGATATCAGCCATCGCTCTCCGGCATTCATCCACGAACACTTTCCCACCATTCAGGCACGGTGCCTGGAATTCGGCATCGACATCACCAGCGACCCGATTCCGGTGGTCCCCGCCATGCATTTCACCTGCGGCGGGGTGGTCATCGACCTGAACGGCCGCACCGATATTCCCGGCCTGTATGCCGTGGGCGAAACCGCCTATACCGGCCTGCATGGCGCAAACCGACTGGCCAGTAACTCGCTGCTGGAATGCCTGGTGATCGGACGCAATGCGGCGCACGACATCGATGTCCAGCCGCCGCTGGAGTCCACCACCATTGAAGTGCCCGATTGGGATGACAGCCGGGCACGCGATGGCGCTGAAGCCGTCCTGGTCACCCATGCCTGGGACGAAGTCCGGCGCCTGATGTCAAATTATGTGGGCATTGTGCGGACCCAGAAACGCCTGGGCCGGGCTCACCAACGAATCAGTCTGCTAGAGCAGGAAATCCAGGCTTACTACCAGGAATACCGGGTCACCAGCGATCTATTGGAGTGCCGCAACCTGATCCAGGTAGCCGCCCTGGTCGTGGCGTCAGCACTGTCGCGCAAGGAAAGCCGCGGCCTGCATTATTGCCAGGATTTCCCCTGGACGCTACCGCGTGCGTTGCCGACGGTCATGACCCCCGAGGATGGCTTCCGGTAGACTTACAGAATACGCAGAGAATAATCCGTTGCCTGTATGTCCTTGGTCAGGCTGCCCACCGATATACGATCCACCCCGGTCTGGGCGACGGCGCGCACAGTTTCGTGGGTGATTCCGCCGGAAGCCTCCAGCAGAGCGCGGCCCTGGGTCAAATCCACGGCTGCCCGCAGATCATTCAGGGAAAAATTATCCAGCAACACAGAAGACGCCCCGGCATCCAGGGCCTGGCGCAGTTCGTCCAGGTTTTCGACCTCGATCTGAACCGGAATATGATAGGGCAGGGCCTGGGCGGCCTGCAAGGCAGCAGCAATGCCACCCGCCGCCGCAATGTGGTTTTCTTTGATCAGGACGCCGTCGTACAGAGCCAGGCGCTGGTTTTTTCCGCCACCGACCCGCACGGCATATTTTTGCCCTTGGCGCAGGCCGGGCAGTGTCTTGCGGGTATCCAGCACGCTGGCCTTGGTGCCGGTGATCAGGTCGGCGTAGCGACGGGTGGCCGTGGCCACCCCTGAAAACAGCTGCAGAAAATTCAAGGCCGTGCGTTCAGCGGTCAGCAAGGACCGCGCAGGTCCATGCAAGCGACAGACCACGCTGTCGGCTTCCATCAGGTCGCCCTCGGCATAGGCCCAATCCAGCAGTATCCGGTCATCCACCCGGTGCATGACCGCCTCGAACCAGGGCGCTCCGCACAGCACTGCGGGTTCGCGCACAATGACCTGGGCAGCCTCGACCTGATCGGCAGGGATCAACAGGCCGGTGACGTCGCCGGTACCGATGTCTTCGGCCAGCGCCTGATCGATGCGGGCCTCGAAGGCAGCCCGCAGGGCAGGGGAGAAGGGGGCGTGGGGATTACGCAGGGTGGACTGAGGGGTCTTCATGCAGGGCCGACTTTGGCGAATAGGGCTTGTTCTTGGGCAAGATCTGCACCAGGCTGGATTTTTTGACGATGGGCGGCGGCAAAATCCAGCATGCGATCAATACAGATTTTGGCGCGTTGGCCCAGTGCGGGGTCCAGGTGGACCTCGTTGAGATTGAATTCCAGGGCATCCGCAATGCCTTTCAGGGAATTCATGGCCATCCACGGGCAGTGCGCGCAGCTCTTGCAGGTGGCGGATTCGCCGGCGGTCGGTGCTGCGATGAAAGTCTTGTCTGGAGCGGCCAGGCGCATCTTGTGCAGCAGGCCTTGGTCAGTGGCCACGATAAATGTATCGGCGGAGGATTCCTGGACGGCAGCCAGCAGACGCGAAGTAGACCCCACGACATCGGCCAGCGCGACCACGCCCGCAGGGGATTCCGGGTGCACCAGGATCAAGGCGTCCGGGTGTTCCTGGCGCATGAGATCCAGCTCGATCCCTTTGAATTCATCATGCACCGTACAGGAGCCCTGCCACAGCACCATGTCGGCGCCGGTTTGACGCTGAATATAAGAACCCAGGTGGCGATCCGGCGCCCAGAGGATTTTTTTGCCCTGACGGTGTAGATCGGCCACGATATCCAGCCCAATGGATGAGGTCACCATCCAGTCGGCCTGGGCCTTCACGGCAGCACTGGTGTTGGCATAGACCACCACGGTACGATCCGGGTATTGGGCGCGGAACTGCTTGAATGCCAGCGGATCGCAGCCCAGGTCCAGTGAACAGGTCGCGTCCAGGTCCGGCATCAGGATACGTTTTTCAGGACTGAGGATCTTTGCGGTCTCGCCCATGAAACGCACGCCGGAGACCACCAGGGTATCCGCGCCGTGATCACGACCAAAGCGTGCCATTTCCAGGGAGTCTGACACGCAGCCGCCGGTTTCCTCGGCCAGATCCTGGATATCGGCATCCA
The nucleotide sequence above comes from Castellaniella sp.. Encoded proteins:
- the nadB gene encoding L-aspartate oxidase translates to MNQHYDVLIIGSGLAGLTVALHLAADKKVAVLSKKALLDGASNWAQGGIAAVLDSGDSHDKHVLDTQVAGADLCDPLATRHIVEQGPSAIEWLIGLGVPFTQDQGAELGFHLTREGGHSQRRIIHAADETGHLVQLTLEQQVRTHRNITLLEYHSGVELITSRILGQDQAHAPARCLGAYVYDEQADRVDTILAGQVVLATGGAGKVYLHTSNPDTSTGDGIAMAWRAGCRVANMEFMQFHPTCMYHPQAKSFLISEALRGEGGVLRLPATAGVQAGERFMQWHDERLELAPRDVVARAIDFEIKKRGLTHVDLDISHRSPAFIHEHFPTIQARCLEFGIDITSDPIPVVPAMHFTCGGVVIDLNGRTDIPGLYAVGETAYTGLHGANRLASNSLLECLVIGRNAAHDIDVQPPLESTTIEVPDWDDSRARDGAEAVLVTHAWDEVRRLMSNYVGIVRTQKRLGRAHQRISLLEQEIQAYYQEYRVTSDLLECRNLIQVAALVVASALSRKESRGLHYCQDFPWTLPRALPTVMTPEDGFR
- the nadC gene encoding carboxylating nicotinate-nucleotide diphosphorylase, producing MKTPQSTLRNPHAPFSPALRAAFEARIDQALAEDIGTGDVTGLLIPADQVEAAQVIVREPAVLCGAPWFEAVMHRVDDRILLDWAYAEGDLMEADSVVCRLHGPARSLLTAERTALNFLQLFSGVATATRRYADLITGTKASVLDTRKTLPGLRQGQKYAVRVGGGKNQRLALYDGVLIKENHIAAAGGIAAALQAAQALPYHIPVQIEVENLDELRQALDAGASSVLLDNFSLNDLRAAVDLTQGRALLEASGGITHETVRAVAQTGVDRISVGSLTKDIQATDYSLRIL
- the nadA gene encoding quinolinate synthase NadA, with the protein product MPSGTRIVEFDRPDMASGALGTAEAWARVNPPVSPEEREFQKTRIRSLLKSRNAVLVAHYYVDADIQDLAEETGGCVSDSLEMARFGRDHGADTLVVSGVRFMGETAKILSPEKRILMPDLDATCSLDLGCDPLAFKQFRAQYPDRTVVVYANTSAAVKAQADWMVTSSIGLDIVADLHRQGKKILWAPDRHLGSYIQRQTGADMVLWQGSCTVHDEFKGIELDLMRQEHPDALILVHPESPAGVVALADVVGSTSRLLAAVQESSADTFIVATDQGLLHKMRLAAPDKTFIAAPTAGESATCKSCAHCPWMAMNSLKGIADALEFNLNEVHLDPALGQRAKICIDRMLDFAAAHRQKIQPGADLAQEQALFAKVGPA